One Pseudomonas sp. HOU2 genomic window carries:
- a CDS encoding RHS repeat-associated core domain-containing protein, translating to MFQTDRLLALNNSIGLLVVAALNPQHPDFETLIHEFRLCLNNYEAWAEQFWTGTALDVEQVFKVGNDVHLSAPVKSRQPIQTSVVMCPASGPLTLVHLFEAARFVPIGNTPVLLEPVIGEIDGVLSFGEPLRHTIGPSGILEVSDCDRGQRYRITFFPDVSSTHIQALYASYDGIVDGLEVWLRQEWDGFQPLWAEFSGAGLADRYQQLQQADWRGFEKALHAIWDDVKQLFGLLADLQANSEKLLQYLSDVELQALLDASSEAIANGLLILSDEPLLFIQLAAFNSWLKMLPPQYLAEVVAEVRVELLISFLLMRVAGGVGVPVRLSSKVLSKIRSPRAREWLAASALRLSELTSPADLNQHAGALKPLLVNARDVPLKPTPAIPLNIRQADAVVFTVPNPAPMVRDKSRGTTRMERHEPHDDASNQAKNPNGDSADCSPLTCTNGCPVSMVTGEELLTLTDGTLDGLLPFEFTRLYRTSAVEIDIGLGFGWSHSLAHRLEFDGDAVVWVDHENRRTRFPLPGVERPAIHNSLSRAAIFLGDEPEELILALAGDVARFYHFRAGRLVAVSDGYGNRLTVHRDFSERVQRLDNGAGRSLLLRYDRAHLVAVDYQVLEADGWRTEQTLVSYCYDARQRLSAATNAVGDSERYDYDDQHVILQRQLTGGASFFWEWERSGKSARCVRHWASFAQMNTRYVWDDDGRVTVHYVDGTEETYAHDDSARLVRKVEADGGEHLKAYDDAGRLIAEQDPLGAVTEYRYDDVGRLIALLPPDDEPTSYEYRNGFLHSRSRGDAVWTFRRNAEGDVTEAVDPDGQVTHYYYDMRGQLLSIRYPDSSRHKLLWNDLGQLTEETLPDGGVRRFSYDALGRRTTTCDEHGAITRQQWDAVGRLVQTTFPTGATRAYSYGAYGQVTAERDELGHITRYEYDDDLHLVSRKINPDGTRVQYRYDHAQLLLTEIENESGEKYCLDYTPTGLIRQETGFDGRRTAYVYDRNGHLLEKTEFGNDGSTLVTAYARDAAGRLLLKTLPDGVQVAYTYDRLGRLTGVDDGQKHPLAFEYDRQDRLITEHQGWGTLRYAYDACGQLKRQRLPDNSKLDFHYAKGGALTAIDLNGARLTSHVYQSGREQQRQQGLLRSDYAYDDQGRLQLHTVNQQTRPLYLRHYSYAVNGNLAGIADSRHGQRSYYYDALDRLTRVRHSRDELPESFAHDPAGNLLMQDRAGPTRIKGNRLLMQGDRHYDYDVFGNLIRERRGRDQQLVTEYRYDCQHRLIGLTRPDGQTASYQYDAFGRRIRKTVDGQTTEFFWQGDHLVAESSKTHHRSYVYEPGTFRPLALLDGKGPKKACPFYYQLDHLGTPQELTDYSGEIVWSAQYDAYGKVAGITLAGEDYLDQPLRFQGQYFDAESGLHYNRHRYYDPRLGRYLTPDPVKLAGGLNQYQYVPNPTGWVDPLGLNANCPPPKKPGCSSPDRVDGSIVDEANPTLPKPNSRPQDFGSDEKLLGHFEKHGAEFKAMNKGEYLLVAREVVNQGTRVEYLYKGEVRSGYLLLMGNNRKGEAKFAFVGTNTNDEITTLHTKSGKELWRTINGNAQDKNVRPAHD from the coding sequence ATGTTCCAAACCGATCGGCTCCTGGCCCTGAACAACAGCATCGGCCTGCTGGTGGTTGCCGCCCTGAACCCGCAACACCCGGACTTCGAAACATTGATCCACGAGTTCCGCCTGTGCCTGAACAACTACGAGGCCTGGGCCGAGCAGTTCTGGACCGGGACGGCGCTGGATGTCGAGCAGGTGTTCAAGGTCGGCAACGACGTCCACCTCAGCGCGCCCGTCAAATCCCGCCAGCCGATCCAGACCTCGGTGGTCATGTGCCCCGCGAGCGGTCCGTTGACTCTGGTGCACCTGTTCGAGGCGGCGCGCTTCGTACCGATCGGCAATACCCCGGTGCTGCTCGAACCGGTGATCGGCGAAATCGACGGGGTATTGAGTTTCGGTGAACCGCTGCGCCATACCATCGGCCCGAGCGGCATTCTGGAAGTCAGCGATTGCGACCGGGGCCAGCGTTATCGCATCACCTTCTTTCCTGATGTTTCCAGCACCCATATCCAAGCGCTGTATGCCTCCTACGACGGGATTGTGGATGGGCTGGAGGTCTGGCTTCGTCAGGAGTGGGACGGGTTTCAGCCACTGTGGGCGGAGTTTTCCGGCGCCGGTTTGGCTGATCGTTACCAGCAATTGCAACAGGCCGACTGGCGCGGTTTCGAGAAAGCCCTGCACGCCATCTGGGATGACGTTAAACAGCTGTTCGGCCTGCTCGCCGACCTGCAGGCCAACAGCGAAAAACTTCTGCAGTACTTGAGCGATGTCGAGCTGCAAGCGCTGCTCGACGCCTCCAGTGAGGCCATCGCCAATGGCTTGCTGATCCTCAGTGACGAGCCGTTGCTGTTTATCCAGCTGGCCGCGTTTAACAGTTGGTTGAAGATGCTGCCGCCGCAGTACCTGGCGGAAGTGGTGGCAGAAGTTCGGGTCGAGTTGTTGATCAGCTTTTTGCTGATGCGCGTTGCCGGCGGCGTTGGCGTGCCCGTGCGACTGAGCAGCAAGGTACTGAGCAAGATCAGGTCGCCCCGGGCGCGAGAATGGCTGGCCGCGTCGGCGTTGCGTCTGAGCGAACTGACCTCCCCTGCCGATCTGAACCAGCACGCCGGCGCGTTGAAGCCGTTGCTGGTCAACGCTCGCGATGTGCCGTTGAAGCCAACGCCGGCGATCCCGCTGAACATTCGTCAGGCGGATGCTGTGGTTTTCACCGTGCCGAATCCGGCACCGATGGTTCGTGACAAGTCCCGTGGCACGACCCGGATGGAGCGTCACGAACCTCACGACGACGCTTCGAACCAGGCGAAAAACCCCAACGGTGACAGCGCCGATTGCTCGCCGCTGACCTGCACCAACGGCTGTCCGGTGTCGATGGTCACCGGCGAGGAATTGCTGACCCTGACCGACGGCACGCTGGATGGTTTGCTGCCGTTCGAGTTCACCCGCTTGTACCGCACCAGTGCGGTGGAGATCGATATCGGGCTGGGGTTTGGCTGGAGTCATTCACTGGCGCATCGGCTGGAGTTCGATGGCGATGCGGTGGTCTGGGTCGATCACGAGAACCGCCGCACGCGGTTTCCGTTGCCCGGTGTTGAGCGGCCGGCGATTCACAACAGCCTGTCGCGGGCGGCGATTTTTCTCGGGGATGAACCGGAAGAACTGATTCTCGCGCTGGCGGGGGATGTGGCGCGGTTTTATCACTTTCGCGCCGGGCGGTTGGTCGCGGTCAGTGATGGGTATGGCAATCGTCTGACGGTGCATCGCGATTTTTCCGAGCGTGTGCAGCGCTTGGACAATGGCGCCGGGCGCTCGCTGTTGTTGCGCTACGACCGGGCGCATCTAGTCGCGGTTGATTACCAGGTGCTTGAGGCTGATGGCTGGCGCACCGAGCAAACGCTGGTCAGTTATTGCTACGACGCCCGTCAGCGTTTGTCGGCCGCGACCAACGCCGTCGGTGACAGCGAACGTTACGACTACGACGACCAGCACGTCATCCTGCAGCGGCAACTGACCGGCGGCGCGAGCTTTTTCTGGGAATGGGAACGCTCGGGCAAGTCGGCGCGTTGCGTGCGCCATTGGGCCTCGTTCGCGCAGATGAACACGCGGTATGTCTGGGACGACGACGGCCGCGTCACGGTGCATTACGTCGATGGCACCGAAGAAACCTACGCCCACGATGACAGCGCACGGCTGGTGCGCAAGGTCGAGGCCGATGGTGGTGAGCACCTCAAGGCTTATGACGACGCGGGGCGGCTGATCGCCGAGCAGGATCCGCTGGGCGCGGTCACCGAATACCGCTACGACGACGTCGGACGGCTGATCGCGCTGCTTCCGCCAGACGATGAGCCAACGTCCTACGAGTATCGCAACGGTTTCCTGCACAGCCGTTCTCGCGGTGACGCAGTCTGGACATTTCGGCGCAACGCCGAGGGCGATGTCACCGAGGCGGTCGATCCCGACGGTCAGGTCACCCATTACTACTACGACATGCGCGGGCAATTGCTGTCGATCCGCTACCCGGACAGCAGCCGGCACAAGTTGTTGTGGAACGACCTCGGCCAACTGACCGAAGAGACCCTGCCTGACGGTGGTGTGCGGCGTTTTTCCTACGATGCGCTGGGGCGACGGACCACCACTTGCGACGAACACGGTGCGATCACTCGCCAGCAGTGGGACGCCGTTGGCCGACTGGTACAGACGACCTTTCCTACGGGGGCTACCCGCGCTTATAGCTACGGCGCCTACGGCCAGGTCACTGCCGAGCGCGACGAACTCGGGCACATCACCCGCTACGAGTATGACGACGACCTGCATCTGGTCTCGCGCAAGATCAATCCCGATGGCACGCGGGTGCAGTACCGCTACGACCATGCGCAGTTGTTGCTCACGGAAATCGAGAACGAGTCCGGGGAAAAGTACTGCCTGGACTACACGCCCACCGGATTGATCCGACAGGAAACCGGCTTCGACGGCCGGCGCACCGCTTACGTCTACGACCGCAACGGGCACCTGCTGGAGAAGACCGAGTTCGGCAATGACGGCTCGACGCTGGTCACCGCCTACGCGCGTGATGCGGCCGGGCGTCTGCTGCTGAAAACCCTGCCTGACGGGGTTCAGGTGGCCTACACCTACGACCGACTGGGCCGTTTGACCGGGGTCGATGACGGTCAAAAGCATCCGCTGGCCTTTGAATACGACCGACAAGACCGGCTGATCACCGAGCACCAGGGCTGGGGCACCCTGCGTTATGCCTATGACGCCTGCGGCCAGCTCAAGCGCCAGCGTCTGCCGGACAACAGCAAGCTCGATTTCCACTACGCCAAGGGCGGCGCGCTGACGGCCATCGACCTCAATGGCGCGCGGCTGACCAGCCACGTTTATCAATCCGGTCGCGAACAACAACGGCAACAAGGCCTGCTGCGCAGCGACTATGCCTACGACGATCAGGGCCGATTACAGCTGCATACCGTCAATCAGCAAACGCGCCCCTTGTACTTGCGTCACTACAGCTATGCGGTCAACGGCAATCTGGCCGGTATCGCCGACAGCCGTCACGGCCAGCGCAGTTATTACTACGACGCCCTCGACCGGCTGACTCGCGTCCGTCACTCGCGCGACGAACTGCCGGAATCCTTCGCCCACGATCCGGCCGGCAACCTGCTGATGCAGGATCGCGCCGGCCCGACCCGGATCAAAGGCAACCGCCTGCTGATGCAGGGCGACCGCCATTACGACTACGACGTCTTCGGCAACCTGATCCGCGAACGCCGTGGCCGCGACCAGCAACTCGTCACCGAATACCGCTACGACTGCCAGCACCGCCTGATCGGCCTGACCCGCCCCGACGGCCAAACCGCGTCCTATCAATACGACGCCTTCGGCCGACGCATCCGCAAAACCGTCGACGGCCAGACCACCGAGTTCTTCTGGCAAGGCGACCACCTCGTCGCCGAGAGCAGCAAAACCCACCACCGCAGCTACGTCTACGAACCCGGCACCTTCCGCCCCCTGGCCCTGCTCGACGGCAAAGGCCCGAAAAAGGCCTGCCCGTTCTACTACCAACTCGACCACCTCGGCACCCCGCAGGAACTCACCGACTACAGCGGCGAAATCGTCTGGTCGGCGCAATACGACGCCTACGGCAAAGTTGCCGGGATCACCCTGGCCGGCGAGGACTACCTGGACCAGCCGCTGCGCTTTCAGGGGCAGTATTTCGATGCGGAAAGCGGACTGCATTACAACCGGCACCGGTATTACGACCCGCGGCTGGGGCGGTATCTGACGCCGGATCCGGTGAAGTTGGCTGGAGGACTAAACCAATACCAGTACGTGCCGAATCCGACGGGATGGGTGGATCCGTTGGGGTTGAATGCCAACTGTCCGCCGCCGAAGAAGCCGGGTTGTTCATCACCGGACAGGGTTGATGGTTCAATTGTTGATGAGGCTAACCCAACGCTTCCCAAACCGAATTCCCGCCCTCAAGATTTTGGAAGTGACGAAAAGCTCTTAGGCCATTTTGAAAAGCATGGCGCCGAATTTAAGGCGATGAACAAGGGGGAATATTTACTCGTCGCACGAGAAGTAGTGAATCAAGGTACTCGTGTGGAGTATTTATACAAAGGAGAGGTGCGATCAGGGTATTTGCTATTGATGGGGAACAATCGGAAAGGTGAAGCGAAATTTGCTTTCGTGGGCACCAACACGAATGATGAAATTACGACGTTACACACCAAAAGTGGAAAGGAACTTTGGCGGACCATCAATGGCAACGCCCAAGATAAAAACGTGAGGCCTGCTCATGACTAA
- a CDS encoding NCS1 family nucleobase:cation symporter-1: MRTSLSNNIALNLPASALDQPLPDAGLAQPLQLSPRLHNRDLAPTRAEGRRWGKYSIFALWTNDVHNIANYSFAIGLYALGLGGWQILLSLGIGAALVYFFMNLSGYMGQKTGVPFPVISRISFGIHGAQIPALIRAVIAIAWFGIQTYLASVVFRVLLTAIHPGFADYDHNSILGLSTLGWVCFVAIWFVQLAILAYGMEMVRRYEAFAGPVILLTVAALAAWMYTQANATIAWSIREPLSGGEMWRNIFAGGALWLAIYGTLILNFCDFARSSPCRKTIKVGNFWGLPVNILVFAAITVLLCGAQFQINGRIIESPTEIIASIPNTFFLVLGCLAFLIVTVAVNIMANFVAPAFVLSNLAPKYLTFRRAGLISATIAVLILPWNLYNSPLVIVYFLSGLGALLGPLYGVIMVDYWLIRKGRIHVPQLYSEDPNGAYYYSRGVNFRAVAAFIPAALIAIVLALVPGFHSISPFSWLVGAGIAGMLYLIIAKRQPHYADISGESIAVDNVSH; the protein is encoded by the coding sequence ATGCGTACAAGTCTCTCCAACAACATCGCGCTGAATCTGCCCGCCTCTGCCCTCGACCAGCCATTGCCCGACGCGGGTCTGGCTCAACCGTTACAACTCAGCCCGCGCCTGCACAACCGCGACCTGGCACCGACCCGCGCCGAAGGTCGGCGCTGGGGCAAATACAGCATCTTTGCCCTGTGGACCAACGATGTGCACAACATCGCCAACTACTCGTTCGCCATCGGCCTGTATGCGTTGGGTCTGGGGGGCTGGCAGATTCTGCTGTCGCTGGGGATCGGCGCGGCGCTGGTGTACTTCTTCATGAACCTGTCCGGCTACATGGGACAGAAAACCGGGGTGCCGTTTCCGGTGATCAGCCGGATCAGTTTCGGCATCCACGGCGCGCAGATTCCAGCACTGATTCGCGCGGTGATCGCCATCGCCTGGTTCGGCATTCAGACGTATCTGGCGTCGGTGGTATTTCGCGTGCTGCTGACGGCGATTCATCCTGGCTTCGCCGATTACGACCACAACTCGATCCTCGGTCTGTCGACCCTGGGCTGGGTGTGTTTCGTGGCGATCTGGTTCGTGCAACTGGCGATCCTCGCCTACGGCATGGAAATGGTTCGCCGCTACGAAGCCTTTGCCGGCCCGGTGATTCTGCTGACCGTCGCCGCCCTCGCCGCCTGGATGTACACCCAGGCCAACGCGACCATTGCCTGGTCGATCCGCGAACCGCTGAGCGGTGGCGAAATGTGGCGCAACATCTTTGCCGGCGGCGCACTTTGGCTGGCGATCTACGGCACGCTGATCCTCAATTTCTGCGACTTTGCGCGTTCTTCGCCGTGCCGCAAGACCATCAAGGTTGGCAATTTCTGGGGCCTGCCGGTGAACATACTGGTGTTCGCTGCCATCACCGTCCTGCTCTGCGGTGCGCAATTTCAGATCAACGGACGGATCATCGAAAGCCCGACCGAAATCATCGCCTCGATTCCCAATACGTTCTTTCTGGTGCTCGGTTGCCTGGCGTTCCTGATCGTCACCGTGGCGGTGAACATCATGGCCAACTTCGTCGCCCCGGCCTTCGTCCTCAGCAACCTGGCGCCGAAGTACCTGACCTTCCGCCGCGCCGGGCTGATCAGCGCGACCATCGCCGTGCTGATCCTGCCGTGGAACCTCTACAACAGCCCGCTGGTGATCGTGTACTTCCTCTCCGGCCTCGGCGCCCTGCTCGGCCCGTTGTACGGGGTGATCATGGTCGACTACTGGTTGATCCGCAAAGGCCGGATCCACGTCCCGCAGCTCTACAGCGAAGACCCCAATGGCGCCTATTACTACAGCCGCGGAGTGAATTTCCGCGCGGTGGCGGCGTTCATTCCGGCAGCGTTGATCGCCATTGTCCTGGCGCTGGTGCCGGGCTTCCACAGCATCTCGCCGTTCTCCTGGCTGGTGGGCGCCGGCATTGCCGGAATGCTCTACCTGATCATCGCCAAACGTCAGCCGCACTACGCCGACATCAGCGGCGAATCGATCGCCGTCGACAACGTCAGCCATTAA
- a CDS encoding aspartate/glutamate racemase family protein, with protein MRILVVNVNTTESITQAIARSAQAVASPGTEIVGLTPFFGADSVEGNFESYLAAIAVMDRVMSYDQPFDAVIQAGYGEHGREGLQELLNVPVVDITDAAASTAMFLGHAYSVVTTLDRTVPLIEDRLKLSGLWDRCASVRASGLAVLELEHEPQRALEAIVQQAELAVTQDKAEVICLGCGGMAGLDEQIRRRTGVPVVDGVTAAVTIAESLVRLGLSTSKVRTYATPRPKQIIGWAQRFAR; from the coding sequence ATGCGTATTCTTGTGGTCAACGTCAACACCACCGAATCCATCACCCAGGCCATCGCCCGCTCGGCACAGGCCGTCGCGTCTCCCGGCACGGAAATCGTCGGCCTCACGCCGTTCTTCGGCGCCGACTCGGTGGAAGGCAATTTCGAAAGTTACCTGGCAGCCATCGCCGTGATGGACCGGGTGATGTCCTACGACCAACCGTTCGACGCGGTGATTCAGGCCGGCTACGGCGAACACGGTCGCGAAGGCTTGCAGGAATTGCTCAATGTGCCGGTGGTGGATATCACCGACGCCGCTGCCAGCACCGCGATGTTTCTCGGCCACGCCTATTCAGTAGTCACCACGCTGGATCGCACCGTGCCGCTGATCGAGGATCGGCTGAAACTATCGGGCCTGTGGGATCGCTGTGCGTCGGTGCGGGCCAGCGGCCTGGCGGTGCTGGAGCTGGAGCATGAACCGCAGCGCGCGCTGGAAGCCATCGTGCAGCAGGCGGAACTGGCGGTGACTCAGGACAAGGCCGAAGTGATTTGCCTGGGTTGCGGCGGCATGGCCGGACTGGATGAACAGATCCGTCGCCGCACCGGGGTGCCGGTGGTGGATGGCGTGACGGCGGCGGTGACCATTGCTGAATCGCTGGTGCGATTGGGGTTATCGACGTCCAAGGTGCGGACTTACGCGACGCCACGACCGAAGCAGATCATTGGCTGGGCGCAGCGGTTTGCCCGGTAG
- a CDS encoding LysR family transcriptional regulator: METFSSIECFVRSAEVGSFAEAARRLSLTPAAVGKSVAKLEVRLGVRLFQRSTRSLTLTEAGQLFLSQVSGSLTTIQNAVANLSSVEGLPAGSLKVSMGTAFGCLHIVPMLGEFLRRYPAISPDWHFDNRQVDLIGQGFDAAIGGGFELPQGVVARRLSPAHRVLVASTDYLQANPAITEPDELKYHDGILIRSPQTGRVRSWQLTGRDPQVCRPLTLKARMTMSDSEAACIAACQGLGIALVSMPFASGYLESGRLQRVLPDWYIDDGYTSIYYAEHKLLPGKTRAFVDFLIEQFAQRGLAQRFSAV; encoded by the coding sequence ATGGAAACGTTCAGCAGCATCGAATGCTTCGTGCGCAGCGCCGAAGTCGGCAGTTTCGCCGAAGCCGCCCGGCGCTTGAGCCTGACCCCGGCCGCCGTCGGCAAGAGTGTGGCGAAGCTCGAGGTGCGCCTCGGGGTAAGGCTGTTCCAGCGTAGTACACGCAGCCTGACTCTGACCGAGGCCGGTCAGCTGTTTTTGAGTCAGGTCAGTGGCAGTCTGACGACGATTCAGAATGCGGTGGCTAATCTGTCGAGTGTCGAAGGACTGCCGGCGGGGTCGCTGAAGGTCAGCATGGGCACGGCTTTCGGCTGCCTGCACATCGTGCCGATGCTCGGTGAGTTTTTACGGCGCTACCCGGCGATCAGCCCGGATTGGCATTTTGATAACCGTCAGGTCGATCTGATCGGGCAGGGTTTCGATGCGGCCATCGGTGGCGGTTTCGAATTGCCCCAAGGGGTGGTGGCACGCAGGTTGAGTCCGGCGCATCGAGTGTTGGTGGCGTCCACGGATTATTTGCAGGCCAATCCGGCCATTACAGAGCCGGACGAACTCAAGTACCACGACGGCATTCTGATTCGCTCGCCGCAAACCGGGCGCGTACGTTCCTGGCAGTTGACCGGTCGTGATCCTCAGGTCTGTCGCCCTTTGACGCTCAAGGCGCGCATGACCATGAGCGACTCCGAAGCCGCTTGCATCGCGGCCTGCCAGGGCCTGGGCATTGCCTTGGTGAGCATGCCGTTTGCCTCGGGGTATCTGGAGTCGGGCCGGTTGCAGCGGGTGCTGCCGGACTGGTACATCGACGACGGCTACACCTCGATCTATTACGCCGAACACAAGTTGCTGCCGGGCAAAACCCGGGCGTTTGTCGATTTTTTGATTGAGCAGTTTGCGCAGCGGGGGTTGGCGCAGCGGTTCAGTGCTGTCTGA
- a CDS encoding phosphoadenylyl-sulfate reductase yields MSPTFDVVELATTYANKSAQDILKLAFAEFGDELWISFSGAEDVVLVDMAWKLNKNVKVFSLDTGRLHPETYRFIDQVREHYKIDIELVSPDYTKLEPFVKEKGLFSFYKDGHGECCGIRKIEPLRRKLSGVTAWATGQRRDQSPGTRSAVAVLEIDTAFSTPERTLYKFNPLAQMTSEEIWGYIRMLELPYNSLHERGFISIGCEPCTRPVLPNQHEREGRWWWEEATQKECGLHAGNIISKA; encoded by the coding sequence TCGCCACGACCTATGCCAACAAATCCGCCCAGGACATCCTGAAACTCGCGTTCGCCGAGTTCGGTGATGAACTGTGGATCTCTTTCAGCGGCGCCGAGGATGTGGTGCTGGTGGACATGGCCTGGAAGCTGAACAAGAACGTCAAGGTGTTCAGCCTCGACACCGGCCGCCTGCATCCGGAAACCTATCGCTTTATCGATCAAGTGCGCGAGCACTACAAGATCGATATCGAACTGGTGTCGCCGGACTACACGAAACTCGAACCGTTCGTGAAGGAGAAAGGCCTGTTCAGTTTCTATAAAGATGGCCATGGCGAATGCTGCGGCATCCGCAAGATCGAACCACTGCGGCGCAAACTGTCCGGCGTCACAGCCTGGGCCACCGGCCAGCGCCGCGACCAGAGCCCGGGCACCCGCAGCGCCGTGGCCGTGCTGGAGATCGACACCGCGTTCTCCACCCCGGAACGCACGCTCTACAAGTTCAACCCGCTGGCGCAGATGACCAGCGAAGAGATCTGGGGTTACATCCGCATGCTCGAACTGCCGTACAACAGCCTGCATGAACGCGGCTTCATCAGCATCGGCTGCGAACCCTGCACCCGCCCGGTGCTGCCGAACCAGCATGAGCGCGAAGGCCGCTGGTGGTGGGAAGAAGCGACGCAGAAAGAGTGCGGGTTGCATGCGGGGAATATCATCAGCAAGGCGTAA
- a CDS encoding 3-oxoacyl-ACP reductase family protein encodes MTTQHLSGKVALIQGGSRGIGAAIVKRLAAEGAAVAFTYVSSTAKAEELQNSIIANGGKALAIKADSADEKAIRNAVSATVEAFGRLDILVNNAGVLAIAPLEDFKLEDFDQTLAINVRSVFIASQEAAKHMGEGSRIVNIGSTNADRMPFGGGGVYAMSKSALVGLTKGLARDLGPRGITINNVQPGPVDTDMNPAHGDFAESLIPLMAVGRYGTADEIASFVAYLVGPEAGYITGASLTIDGGFGA; translated from the coding sequence ATGACCACTCAACACCTCAGCGGCAAAGTCGCTCTGATTCAAGGCGGTTCCCGTGGTATTGGCGCCGCCATCGTCAAACGTCTGGCCGCCGAAGGCGCCGCTGTCGCATTCACCTACGTCAGCTCCACCGCCAAGGCTGAAGAGTTGCAGAACAGCATCATCGCCAACGGCGGCAAAGCCTTGGCGATCAAGGCCGACAGCGCCGATGAAAAAGCCATCCGCAATGCCGTCAGCGCCACGGTCGAGGCCTTTGGCCGCCTGGATATTCTGGTGAACAACGCCGGCGTCCTGGCCATCGCGCCGCTGGAAGACTTCAAACTGGAAGATTTCGACCAGACTCTGGCGATCAACGTGCGCAGCGTATTCATCGCTTCTCAGGAAGCGGCAAAACACATGGGCGAAGGCTCGCGCATCGTCAACATCGGCAGCACCAACGCCGACCGCATGCCCTTCGGTGGTGGCGGTGTGTATGCGATGAGCAAATCGGCGCTGGTCGGCCTGACCAAAGGCCTGGCCCGCGACCTCGGCCCTCGCGGCATCACCATCAACAACGTGCAGCCCGGCCCGGTCGACACCGACATGAACCCGGCCCATGGCGATTTCGCCGAGAGCCTGATCCCGCTGATGGCCGTCGGTCGTTACGGCACCGCCGATGAAATCGCCAGCTTCGTTGCCTATCTGGTAGGCCCGGAAGCCGGTTACATCACCGGTGCCAGCCTGACCATCGACGGTGGTTTTGGCGCCTGA
- a CDS encoding HAD-IA family hydrolase, producing MNAPMKTFGPIKAVIFDMDGLLLDTEGIYTEVTSLIAERYGRTFDWSVKQNIIGRGANDLANYVVQALDLPISAEEFLLIREPLMRERFPKAQAMPGAEELIRHLKAHNIPIAVGTSSSRQSFGQKTTLHRDWFALFDFIVTADDPEVGAAKPAPDIFLTAARRLGVAPEDCLVFEDSPFGVTAAKAAGMTAIAIPDAAMADEKYAHADGILRTLKAFTPSACGLPALEWA from the coding sequence ATGAATGCACCGATGAAGACGTTTGGCCCGATCAAGGCCGTGATTTTCGACATGGACGGTTTGTTGCTGGACACCGAAGGCATCTACACCGAGGTTACCTCGCTGATTGCCGAGCGTTACGGGCGGACCTTCGACTGGAGCGTTAAACAGAACATCATCGGTCGTGGCGCCAATGACCTGGCGAACTACGTGGTGCAGGCGCTGGATCTGCCGATCAGCGCCGAAGAGTTTCTGCTGATCCGCGAACCGCTGATGCGTGAACGCTTCCCCAAGGCCCAGGCGATGCCGGGCGCGGAGGAACTGATTCGCCACCTCAAGGCACACAACATTCCGATCGCCGTGGGCACCAGTTCGTCGCGGCAGTCGTTCGGCCAGAAAACCACCCTGCACCGCGACTGGTTTGCCCTGTTCGATTTCATTGTCACGGCGGACGATCCGGAAGTCGGTGCAGCGAAACCGGCGCCGGACATCTTCCTCACGGCGGCCCGGCGTCTGGGCGTCGCGCCTGAGGATTGTCTGGTATTCGAGGATTCGCCGTTTGGCGTAACCGCAGCGAAAGCGGCGGGGATGACCGCTATCGCGATTCCCGATGCGGCCATGGCCGACGAAAAATACGCACACGCCGACGGGATTTTGCGCACGCTCAAGGCGTTCACCCCGAGTGCCTGCGGTTTGCCGGCGCTGGAGTGGGCTTGA